GGTATGCTAGTGCTCGGAGCTGGAGGCGGCGAAGGGTTACTAGTTGGAGATATGCTTTTCCAGTTGGTTATGTTTATTGTGTTACTTGTTCTTCTACGTATCTTTGCTTGGACACCATTAATGAATGTCATGAAAGAGCGTGAAGATCACATTGCGAACGAAATCGATACGGCTGAGAAAAACCGCCAGGATGCAGAGCGTATGTCTCAGGAAGCTCAAGAAGAGTTGAAAAAGACACGCCAAGAAGCGCATCAAATTATCGAGGAAGCAAGAAAGACAGCGAAAGAGCAGGAGCAAGAGATCCTAAACTCAGCACGTGCTGAAGGC
Above is a genomic segment from Pontibacillus yanchengensis containing:
- the atpF gene encoding F0F1 ATP synthase subunit B, which gives rise to MLVLGAGGGEGLLVGDMLFQLVMFIVLLVLLRIFAWTPLMNVMKEREDHIANEIDTAEKNRQDAERMSQEAQEELKKTRQEAHQIIEEARKTAKEQEQEILNSARAEGDRIKESAREEIEAEKDKAIQALQDHVASLSVQIASKVIEKELSEQDQEQLINEYMKELGEER